A stretch of the Streptomyces sp. WMMB303 genome encodes the following:
- the cobN gene encoding cobaltochelatase subunit CobN, with protein MILLLSTSDTDLLSARAASAEVTAPAPGDGADSPATAPLTYRYANPSRIPEDALGTELEALLDGVDLVVVRLLGGIRAWQQGIDLLRGSGVPLVVLTGEQAPDAQLMAASTVPIGVAAEAHAYLAHGGPANLVQLARFLSDTVLLTGHGFEPPAPAPAWGHLDREPSTRVRPAGGPDRDASPGDPAAPGTAPTIAVLYYRAHHMSGNTAFAAALCDAVEAAGGRALPLYVASLRAPEPDLIEELRAADAIVTTVLAAGGTKPAEAGAGGDDEAWDAGALTSLDVPIIQALCLTAPRTDWEQNDEGVSPLDAASQIAVPEFDGRLITVPFSFKEIDADGLPSYVADPERAERVAGIAVRHARLRHIPAAEKRLALVLSAYPTKHSRIGNAVGLDTPASAVALLQRLRSEGYDFGDEDIPGLPRTGTPATGTAHTAAPTEAGSGDEAGSDDEAGSGDEAGPEEHVGDALIRALIEAGGHDQDWLTEEQLAKNPVRIPAADYRRWYATLPQELRDAVEEHWGPPPGEMFVDRTHNPDGDIVLAALRHGNLLILIQPPRGFGENPIAIYHDPDLPPSHHYLAAYRWIAAPQADGGFGADAVIHLGKHGNLEWLPGKNAGLSAACAPDAALGDLPLVYPFLVNDPGEGTQAKRRVHATLVDHLVPPMARADSYGDIARLEQLLDEYAQISSMDPAKLPAIRAQIWTLIQAARLDHDLGLEERPDDDGFDDFLLHVDGWLCEVKDAQIRDGLHVLGAAPSGTDRVNLVLAILRARQIWGGTTSLPGLREALGLDESAATRATSDQAEEQARALVEAMEAADWDPAAVPRAAAGHPQQVADILDFAAREVVPRLAATTAELDHALHALAGGFVPAGPSGSPLRGLVNVLPTGRNFYSVDPKAVPSRLAWETGQALADSLLERYRADNDSWPTSVGLSLWGTSAMRTAGDDIAEALALLGIRPVWDDASRRVTGLEPIPAAELGRPRIDVTLRISGFFRDAFPHAVALLDDAVRLAASLEEPDDVNHVRAHTQQDLREHGDERRATTRIFGSRPGTYGAGLLQLIDSRDWRTDADLAEVYTVWGGYAYGRDLAGRPARDEMETAYKRIAVAAKNTDTREHDIADSDDYFQYHGGMVATVRALRGSAPEAYIGDSTRPETVRTRTLVEETSRVFRARVVNPKWIEAMRRHGYKGAFELAATVDYLFGYDATTGVVADWMYDKLTETYVLDETNRAFLQESNPWALHGIAERLLEAESRGMWSKPDPTALDALRQIYLETEGELEQDE; from the coding sequence GTGATCCTGCTCCTGTCGACCTCCGACACGGACCTCCTCAGCGCCCGTGCCGCCTCCGCCGAGGTCACCGCGCCGGCCCCGGGCGACGGCGCCGACAGCCCCGCCACCGCACCGCTCACCTACCGCTACGCCAACCCGAGCCGCATACCCGAGGACGCCCTCGGCACCGAACTCGAAGCGCTGCTGGACGGAGTCGACCTCGTCGTCGTCCGGCTGCTCGGCGGCATCCGGGCCTGGCAGCAGGGCATCGACCTGCTGCGCGGCTCCGGCGTCCCGCTCGTCGTCCTGACCGGCGAACAGGCCCCGGACGCCCAGCTCATGGCCGCCTCCACGGTCCCCATCGGAGTGGCGGCCGAGGCGCACGCCTACCTCGCACACGGCGGCCCCGCCAACCTCGTGCAGCTGGCCCGCTTCCTGTCCGACACCGTGCTGCTCACCGGCCACGGCTTCGAGCCCCCGGCACCCGCCCCGGCATGGGGCCACCTGGACCGCGAACCGTCCACCCGCGTCCGCCCGGCCGGCGGGCCGGACCGCGACGCCTCCCCCGGCGACCCGGCGGCGCCGGGGACGGCCCCCACCATCGCCGTCCTCTACTACCGGGCCCACCACATGAGCGGCAACACCGCCTTCGCCGCGGCGCTCTGCGACGCCGTCGAAGCGGCGGGCGGCCGGGCGCTCCCCCTCTACGTGGCCTCGCTCCGCGCACCCGAACCCGACCTCATCGAGGAACTCCGCGCCGCCGACGCCATCGTGACGACCGTGCTCGCCGCGGGCGGCACCAAACCCGCGGAGGCCGGAGCGGGCGGCGACGACGAGGCATGGGACGCGGGCGCCCTCACCAGCCTGGACGTACCGATCATCCAGGCGCTGTGCCTCACCGCGCCCCGGACCGACTGGGAGCAGAACGACGAGGGGGTCTCCCCGCTCGACGCCGCGAGCCAGATAGCCGTCCCGGAGTTCGACGGCCGGCTCATCACGGTGCCGTTCTCCTTCAAGGAGATCGACGCCGACGGCCTGCCGTCCTACGTCGCCGACCCGGAGCGCGCCGAGCGGGTCGCGGGCATCGCCGTACGCCACGCCCGGCTGCGCCACATCCCGGCAGCCGAGAAGCGGTTGGCGCTCGTGCTGTCCGCGTACCCGACCAAGCACTCCCGGATCGGCAACGCGGTCGGTCTCGACACCCCGGCCAGCGCGGTCGCGCTGCTCCAGCGGCTCCGGTCGGAGGGCTACGACTTCGGCGACGAGGACATCCCCGGCCTCCCCCGAACCGGTACCCCGGCCACCGGCACCGCCCACACGGCCGCACCCACCGAAGCCGGTTCGGGCGACGAAGCCGGCTCGGACGACGAGGCCGGTTCGGGCGACGAGGCCGGGCCGGAGGAACACGTCGGCGACGCGCTCATCCGGGCGCTCATCGAGGCCGGTGGCCACGACCAGGACTGGCTCACCGAGGAGCAGTTGGCCAAGAACCCGGTCCGCATCCCGGCGGCCGACTACCGCCGCTGGTACGCCACGCTCCCGCAGGAGCTGCGCGACGCCGTGGAGGAGCACTGGGGCCCGCCGCCGGGCGAGATGTTCGTCGACCGCACGCACAACCCGGACGGCGACATCGTCCTGGCCGCCCTGCGCCACGGCAACCTGCTGATCCTCATCCAGCCGCCCCGCGGCTTCGGCGAGAACCCCATCGCCATCTACCACGATCCGGACCTGCCGCCCTCGCACCACTACCTGGCGGCCTACCGCTGGATCGCCGCGCCCCAGGCCGACGGCGGATTCGGCGCGGACGCGGTGATCCACCTCGGCAAGCACGGCAACCTGGAGTGGCTGCCCGGCAAGAACGCGGGCCTGTCCGCTGCGTGCGCACCCGACGCCGCGCTCGGCGACCTGCCGCTCGTCTACCCGTTCCTGGTCAACGACCCGGGCGAGGGCACCCAGGCCAAACGGCGGGTGCACGCCACCCTCGTCGACCACCTGGTGCCGCCGATGGCCCGCGCCGACTCCTACGGGGACATCGCCCGACTCGAACAACTCCTCGACGAGTACGCCCAGATTAGCTCCATGGACCCGGCCAAGCTTCCGGCGATCCGGGCCCAGATCTGGACCCTCATCCAGGCGGCCCGGCTCGACCACGACCTCGGTCTGGAAGAACGGCCCGACGACGACGGCTTCGACGACTTCCTCCTGCACGTCGACGGCTGGCTGTGCGAGGTCAAGGACGCGCAGATCCGCGACGGCCTGCACGTCCTGGGCGCGGCGCCCAGCGGCACCGACCGCGTCAACCTGGTCCTCGCCATCCTCCGCGCCCGGCAGATCTGGGGCGGCACCACCAGCCTCCCCGGCCTCCGCGAAGCCCTCGGCCTGGACGAGTCGGCGGCCACCCGCGCCACCTCCGACCAGGCCGAGGAGCAGGCCCGCGCCCTGGTCGAGGCGATGGAGGCGGCGGACTGGGACCCCGCGGCCGTACCCCGCGCAGCCGCCGGGCACCCGCAGCAGGTCGCCGACATCCTCGACTTCGCGGCCCGCGAGGTCGTCCCCCGCCTGGCGGCCACCACCGCCGAACTCGACCACGCCCTCCACGCCCTCGCCGGCGGCTTCGTCCCGGCCGGGCCGTCCGGCTCCCCGCTCCGCGGACTGGTCAACGTCCTCCCGACCGGCCGGAACTTCTACTCCGTCGACCCCAAGGCCGTCCCCTCACGCCTGGCGTGGGAGACGGGCCAGGCCCTCGCCGACTCCCTCCTGGAGCGCTACCGCGCCGACAACGACAGTTGGCCCACCTCCGTCGGCCTCTCCCTGTGGGGCACCAGCGCGATGCGCACGGCGGGCGACGACATCGCCGAAGCCCTCGCCCTGCTCGGCATCCGCCCGGTGTGGGACGACGCCTCCCGCCGCGTCACCGGCCTGGAGCCGATCCCCGCCGCCGAACTGGGCCGCCCCCGGATCGACGTCACCCTGCGGATATCCGGCTTCTTCCGCGACGCGTTCCCGCACGCAGTCGCCCTGCTGGACGACGCGGTCCGGCTGGCCGCCTCCCTGGAGGAGCCGGACGACGTCAACCACGTACGCGCCCACACCCAGCAGGACCTGCGCGAACACGGCGACGAACGGCGCGCCACCACCCGCATCTTCGGCTCCCGCCCCGGCACCTACGGCGCGGGCCTCCTCCAACTCATCGACTCCCGCGACTGGCGCACCGACGCCGACCTCGCCGAGGTCTACACCGTCTGGGGCGGCTACGCCTACGGCCGGGACCTGGCCGGCCGCCCGGCCCGCGACGAGATGGAGACCGCCTACAAGCGGATCGCCGTCGCCGCCAAGAACACCGACACCCGCGAACACGACATCGCGGACTCCGACGACTACTTCCAATACCACGGCGGCATGGTCGCCACCGTGCGCGCGCTGCGCGGCTCGGCCCCCGAGGCGTACATCGGCGACTCCACCCGCCCCGAGACGGTGCGCACCCGCACCCTCGTCGAGGAGACCTCCCGCGTCTTCCGCGCCCGGGTGGTCAACCCCAAGTGGATCGAGGCCATGCGCCGCCACGGCTACAAGGGCGCCTTCGAACTGGCCGCCACCGTCGACTACCTCTTCGGCTACGACGCCACCACCGGGGTGGTGGCCGACTGGATGTACGACAAACTCACCGAGACCTACGTCCTCGACGAGACCAACCGCGCCTTCCTCCAGGAGTCCAACCCCTGGGCCCTGCACGGCATCGCCGAACGCCTCCTGGAGGCCGAGTCCCGCGGCATGTGGTCCAAGCCCGATCCCACGGCCCTCGACGCCCTCCGCCAGATCTACCTGGAGACGGAAGGCGAACTGGAACAGGACGAATAG
- a CDS encoding sigma-70 family RNA polymerase sigma factor, whose product MAGTHPTDPIADAFESHRDRLRAVAYRMLGSHADAEDVVQEAWLRLSRQDTDTIDNLGGWLTTVVGRISLDVLRSGRTRREVSFDDQLPEFTVTLDDTPAPEDLAAIGDSIGLALLTVLDSLRPDERLAFVLHDVFAVPFAEIGTILGKSADAAKMLASRARRKVQATQQPASVGRQQREVVQAFLAAAHDGRFDQLLQVLHPDVKFTVHTPNGTFVTLGATEVATRARVAGSAARGHAATVNGHPGVISWSEDGTPLSLLAFTVADGHITAVTAVVDPAKLALMDLPDPV is encoded by the coding sequence ATGGCCGGCACCCATCCCACGGACCCGATCGCCGATGCCTTCGAGTCCCACCGTGACCGGCTCCGCGCCGTCGCCTACCGCATGCTCGGATCACATGCCGACGCGGAAGACGTGGTCCAAGAGGCGTGGCTGCGTCTGTCCCGCCAGGACACCGACACCATCGACAACCTCGGCGGCTGGCTGACCACCGTGGTCGGCCGCATCAGCCTCGATGTCCTGCGTTCGGGCCGGACGCGCCGAGAAGTCTCCTTCGACGACCAGCTACCCGAATTTACCGTGACGCTCGACGACACTCCCGCTCCGGAAGACCTCGCGGCAATCGGGGACTCCATCGGCCTCGCGCTTCTCACGGTTCTCGACTCGCTGCGCCCGGACGAGCGACTGGCGTTCGTGCTGCACGACGTATTCGCCGTGCCCTTCGCGGAGATCGGCACCATTCTCGGCAAGTCCGCCGACGCGGCCAAAATGCTCGCCAGCCGAGCCCGCAGGAAGGTACAGGCCACCCAGCAGCCGGCAAGCGTCGGACGACAACAACGCGAGGTGGTCCAAGCCTTCCTGGCCGCAGCCCACGACGGCCGGTTTGATCAACTGCTGCAGGTTCTCCACCCCGACGTGAAGTTCACAGTCCACACCCCGAACGGCACGTTCGTCACGCTCGGGGCCACCGAAGTCGCCACCCGCGCGCGAGTGGCCGGCAGCGCGGCACGAGGACATGCGGCGACCGTCAATGGTCACCCCGGCGTCATCTCCTGGAGCGAAGACGGCACCCCGCTCTCCCTCCTCGCCTTCACCGTCGCCGATGGCCACATCACCGCGGTCACCGCCGTGGTGGACCCGGCCAAACTCGCGCTCATGGACCTGCCGGACCCGGTGTGA
- a CDS encoding histone deacetylase produces the protein MRQVERRAADRTETPRQLWYAAYGSNVHPERLRAYLAGGRPRGASRWYPGCRDRAMPAESVPVELPGVLYFATTSPVWGGGRAFYDPRAEGRTLAVAHLVTAGQFSDIAAQEMYREPGTDLDLSRVLARGRDRIGAGRYQTLVYAGELAGRPVLTCTAPWRVGEVPHLPPAAAYLRFLATGLLTADGGWSAAAVAEYLAGAPGAERQWSAADVLRLMA, from the coding sequence GTGCGGCAGGTGGAACGGAGGGCCGCGGATCGTACGGAGACGCCGCGGCAGCTCTGGTACGCCGCCTACGGTTCCAACGTCCATCCGGAGCGGTTGCGGGCCTACCTCGCCGGGGGGCGGCCGCGGGGTGCGAGCCGGTGGTATCCGGGGTGCCGGGATCGGGCGATGCCCGCGGAGTCGGTGCCGGTGGAGTTGCCCGGGGTGCTGTACTTCGCGACGACGTCGCCCGTGTGGGGCGGCGGACGGGCCTTCTACGATCCGCGTGCCGAAGGACGCACCCTCGCGGTGGCGCACCTGGTGACGGCGGGGCAGTTCTCGGACATCGCGGCGCAGGAGATGTACCGGGAGCCCGGGACGGATCTCGATCTGTCCCGGGTCCTGGCCCGGGGACGGGACCGGATCGGCGCCGGGCGGTACCAGACCCTGGTGTACGCCGGGGAGTTGGCGGGCCGCCCGGTGTTGACGTGCACCGCGCCGTGGCGTGTGGGAGAGGTGCCGCACCTGCCTCCGGCGGCCGCTTATCTGCGCTTCCTGGCCACCGGACTGCTGACGGCGGACGGCGGCTGGAGCGCGGCGGCGGTCGCGGAGTACCTCGCCGGGGCGCCGGGGGCCGAGCGGCAGTGGTCGGCCGCTGATGTCCTGCGGCTCATGGCGTAG
- a CDS encoding PIG-L family deacetylase encodes MTGRPLTLMAVHAHPDDEATGTGGVLARYAAEGIRTVLVTCTDGGCGDGPEGVKPGDPGHDPAAVALMRRQELQESCGVLKIGDLEMLEYADSGMMGWPTNDAPGSFWQTPVEEGAARLAELMRHYRPDVVVTYDENGFYGHPDHIQAHRITMAALEMTALTPKVYWTTMPRSGMRRFEEIMREFDPDMPEPDPAEAAAMAEIGLPDDEITTWVDTTAFSSQKFDALAAHASQGENIFFLRMGKERFGELMGMETFVRVQDATDAAVPENDLFAGLR; translated from the coding sequence ATGACTGGCCGGCCGTTGACGCTCATGGCGGTGCACGCCCACCCCGACGACGAGGCCACCGGAACCGGAGGGGTCCTCGCGCGATACGCGGCGGAAGGCATCCGCACGGTTCTCGTGACGTGTACCGACGGCGGTTGCGGTGACGGACCGGAGGGGGTCAAGCCGGGCGACCCCGGGCACGATCCGGCGGCCGTCGCACTGATGCGCCGTCAAGAACTCCAGGAGAGCTGCGGCGTCCTGAAGATCGGTGATCTGGAGATGCTGGAGTATGCCGACTCCGGGATGATGGGCTGGCCGACCAATGACGCTCCGGGATCCTTCTGGCAGACCCCCGTGGAGGAAGGCGCGGCACGACTCGCGGAACTCATGCGGCACTACCGACCTGATGTGGTCGTCACCTACGACGAGAACGGCTTCTACGGCCATCCCGATCACATCCAGGCTCACCGCATCACGATGGCGGCGCTGGAGATGACCGCTCTGACACCGAAGGTGTACTGGACCACGATGCCCCGCTCGGGGATGCGGCGGTTCGAGGAGATCATGCGCGAGTTCGATCCGGACATGCCGGAGCCGGATCCTGCCGAGGCCGCCGCGATGGCCGAGATCGGCCTCCCCGACGATGAGATCACCACGTGGGTGGACACCACCGCGTTCAGCAGTCAGAAGTTCGACGCGCTGGCCGCGCACGCCAGTCAGGGCGAGAACATCTTCTTCCTCAGGATGGGCAAGGAGAGATTCGGTGAGTTGATGGGCATGGAGACCTTCGTACGTGTCCAGGACGCCACCGACGCGGCCGTACCCGAGAACGATCTCTTCGCCGGACTGCGCTGA
- the metG gene encoding methionine--tRNA ligase: protein MARHLITSALPYINGIKHLGNMVGSMLPADVYARYLRQRGHEVLYICATDEHGTPAELAAAEAGLPVADFCAQQHEVQRGIYEGFDLAFDYFGRSSSPQNVEITQRFARQLHQNGFIEERAIRQMYSAADNRFLPDRYIIGTCPHCGYDKARGDQCENCTRVLDPTDLVEPRSAISGSTELEVRETKHLFLLQSKLEGEVRKFVDAHTDEWPVLSSSIAHKWLTEGLQDRSITRDLDWGVPVPADTWPELAAEGKVFYVWFDAPIEYIGATKEWADAQPDSRDWKSWWYEADESVRYTEFMAKDNVPFHTVMFPATQLGTREPWKKVDFVKSFNWLNYYGGKFSTSQNRGIFTDAALELLPADYWRYFLLAAAPESDDASFSWEFFSSVVNKDLADTLGNFVNRVLSFSRKRFGDAVPAGAEAGEAEEKLGREIAGLLAEYEEHMDALRFRKAAAALRALWSAGNAYLEEKAPWLEIKTDQDAAALTLRTAMNLIHLYSVVSEPFIPSSAKAMRSAFALPDDTAAWVSADEARSLSSVPAGTGFTVPPVLFQKITEDDLESYRERFGGEPEADADAR, encoded by the coding sequence ATGGCTCGACACCTCATCACCAGCGCGCTGCCGTACATCAACGGGATCAAGCACCTGGGGAACATGGTCGGGTCGATGCTCCCGGCCGACGTGTACGCGCGCTATCTGCGGCAGCGCGGTCACGAGGTGCTGTACATCTGCGCGACGGACGAGCACGGCACGCCGGCCGAGCTCGCGGCGGCCGAGGCGGGGCTGCCGGTGGCCGACTTCTGCGCCCAGCAGCATGAGGTCCAGCGGGGCATCTACGAGGGCTTCGACCTGGCCTTCGACTACTTCGGGCGCAGCTCCTCGCCGCAGAACGTCGAGATCACCCAGCGCTTCGCCCGGCAGCTGCACCAGAACGGGTTCATCGAGGAGCGTGCCATCCGGCAGATGTACTCGGCGGCGGACAACCGTTTCCTGCCGGACCGGTACATCATCGGCACCTGTCCGCACTGCGGCTACGACAAGGCCCGCGGCGACCAGTGCGAGAACTGCACCCGCGTGCTCGACCCCACCGACCTGGTCGAACCGCGTTCGGCGATCAGCGGCAGCACCGAGCTGGAGGTGCGGGAGACCAAGCACCTCTTCCTGCTCCAGTCGAAGCTGGAGGGCGAGGTCAGGAAGTTCGTCGACGCTCACACCGACGAGTGGCCGGTGCTCTCCTCCTCGATCGCCCACAAGTGGCTCACCGAGGGTCTCCAGGACCGTTCCATCACCCGTGACCTGGACTGGGGCGTGCCGGTGCCCGCGGACACCTGGCCGGAGCTGGCGGCCGAGGGCAAGGTCTTCTACGTCTGGTTCGACGCGCCCATCGAGTACATCGGCGCCACCAAGGAGTGGGCGGACGCGCAGCCGGACAGCCGGGACTGGAAGTCCTGGTGGTACGAGGCCGACGAGTCCGTGCGCTACACCGAGTTCATGGCCAAGGACAACGTCCCCTTCCACACGGTGATGTTCCCGGCGACCCAGCTGGGCACCCGCGAGCCGTGGAAGAAGGTCGACTTCGTCAAGTCCTTCAACTGGCTCAACTACTACGGGGGCAAGTTCTCCACCTCGCAGAACCGCGGCATCTTCACCGACGCGGCGCTGGAGCTGCTGCCCGCCGACTACTGGCGGTACTTCCTGCTGGCGGCCGCCCCGGAGTCGGACGACGCCTCCTTCTCCTGGGAGTTCTTCTCCTCCGTGGTCAACAAGGACCTCGCGGACACGCTCGGGAACTTCGTCAACCGCGTGCTGTCCTTCTCCCGCAAGCGCTTCGGCGACGCCGTCCCGGCGGGCGCGGAAGCGGGCGAGGCCGAGGAGAAGCTCGGCCGGGAGATCGCGGGGCTCCTGGCGGAGTACGAGGAGCACATGGACGCGCTCCGGTTCCGCAAGGCGGCGGCCGCGCTGCGGGCGCTGTGGAGCGCCGGGAACGCCTACCTGGAGGAGAAGGCCCCCTGGCTGGAGATCAAGACCGACCAGGACGCCGCCGCGCTGACCCTGCGGACGGCCATGAACCTGATCCACCTCTACTCCGTCGTCTCCGAGCCGTTCATCCCCAGCTCCGCCAAGGCCATGCGGAGCGCCTTCGCACTGCCGGACGACACGGCGGCCTGGGTGAGCGCGGACGAGGCCCGGTCCCTGTCCTCGGTGCCCGCCGGTACGGGCTTCACGGTGCCGCCGGTGCTCTTCCAGAAGATCACCGAGGACGATCTGGAGAGCTACCGCGAGCGCTTCGGCGGCGAGCCGGAGGCGGACGCGGACGCCCGATAG